A portion of the Sabethes cyaneus chromosome 3, idSabCyanKW18_F2, whole genome shotgun sequence genome contains these proteins:
- the LOC128743118 gene encoding uroporphyrinogen-III synthase yields MRKVVILKSENDNSDVYSALLQKNGFEPVFVPTLDFCFKNLDVLRDRLLSPYKYSGLIFTSPRSISAVRDALGGQRLKDDWKTLENYCVGETSHDLVLRTLELETKGQQSGNASNLADLMKTDLYNKTITLPFLFPCGNLKQDVLQNKLSEYGYSIDSVEVYETIPHKDLDRNLREAFDSGAPDFLMFFSPSGINYCSAVFERHKLDLTGSRIVAIGPSTKKAIENKGYTVHRTAEKPSPEYVVSALLES; encoded by the coding sequence ATGCGGAAAGTGGTGATCCTTAAGTCTGAAAACGACAACAGTGATGTATATTCGGCGTTGCTGCAGAAAAACGGCTTCGAACCTGTGTTCGTTCCGACCTTGGATTTTTGCTTCAAGAATCTGGATGTTCTTCGCGATCGATTGCTGTCACCGTACAAGTATTCAGGTCTAATTTTTACCAGCCCACGAAGCATATCAGCCGTTCGGGATGCACTCGGCGGACAGCGGCTTAAGGATGATTGGAAAACACTGGAAAACTACTGCGTTGGTGAAACATCACACGATTTGGTGCTACGCACTCTGGAACTGGAAACGAAAGGTCAGCAGTCTGGAAATGCGAGCAATTTAGCCGATCTAATGAAGACGGATCTGTACAACAAAACTATCACGCTTCCATTTTTGTTCCCCTGCGGAAACCTAAAACAGGACGTCCTGCAAAACAAACTGTCCGAATACGGTTACTCGATAGATTCGGTCGAAGTGTACGAAACCATTCCACACAAGGATTTGGATCGAAATTTACGGGAGGCGTTTGACAGCGGTGCTCCGGACTTCCTAATGTTCTTCAGCCCGTCCGGAATCAACTATTGTTCGGCCGTTTTCGAACGGCACAAACTGGATCTCACGGGCAGTCGGATTGTAGCGATCGGTCCCAGCACGAAGAAGGCGATCGAAAATAAAGGCTACACGGTGCACCGCACCGCCGAGAAACCGTCTCCCGAGTATGTTGTTAGTGCTTTGCTTGAATCCTAA